One stretch of Chryseobacterium scophthalmum DNA includes these proteins:
- a CDS encoding helix-turn-helix domain-containing protein: MSFFGANIKTIRQAKGLSQQAFADLFDLTRGVIGAYEEGRSEPKISTLLTVVHYFNLDLDQFLTVPLTVDDLNKPENFEKYQLSFNSDLPYQENNFENNTKYNSLQKALANIDLIYEFTENTLLLSNYNLGDFLFLVKSKISEENSETLLFKENGNLKYLSSIPKESHSKKEVYKISGYLSFEQKNILSDILERIEILEKKGK, translated from the coding sequence ATGAGTTTTTTCGGAGCTAATATTAAAACAATAAGACAAGCAAAAGGATTAAGCCAACAAGCATTCGCAGATTTATTTGATTTAACCAGAGGAGTTATAGGTGCTTATGAAGAAGGACGTTCTGAACCCAAGATATCCACACTACTTACTGTAGTTCACTATTTTAATCTTGATTTAGACCAATTTTTAACGGTTCCGTTAACAGTTGATGATTTGAATAAGCCTGAAAATTTCGAAAAATATCAATTATCTTTTAATTCTGACTTACCTTATCAGGAAAATAACTTTGAGAATAATACCAAATATAACTCACTGCAAAAAGCATTAGCAAATATTGATTTAATCTATGAATTCACAGAAAACACATTGCTTTTATCAAATTACAATTTGGGGGATTTTTTATTCTTAGTGAAATCAAAAATTTCCGAAGAAAATTCCGAGACTTTATTATTCAAGGAAAATGGAAACTTAAAATACCTTTCTTCAATTCCAAAAGAATCACATTCAAAGAAAGAGGTTTATAAAATTTCCGGTTATCTTTCTTTTGAACAAAAAAATATCCTTTCTGACATTCTAGAAAGGATTGAAATTTTAGAGAAAAAAGGGAAATAA